From the genome of Ptychodera flava strain L36383 unplaced genomic scaffold, AS_Pfla_20210202 Scaffold_71__1_contigs__length_606264_pilon, whole genome shotgun sequence, one region includes:
- the LOC139128803 gene encoding uncharacterized protein, producing MSPAASMSNTPLSRSTKKRKLTDAAKQLVLPTLSKKKKAEKLNKEMSEEELSMKESIRDCHIGTGPFLIDISALELGKQARAPDDKLEAAMEDYLDEAYQPLIVVLKNESKENFRESNVNGYTYEVIGGQHSFLAVKRLSEKYGNRKELKSRLAVVYAGLSDEQRKWLAHRHNATVEFHHSMTFKEKVQMCRDRYEEMPDVEAKEEQWEKSCAMILKEKADSLFMKICCAVAKMRHFSLMMQVFAMYEEGRTRSQNLKPAELRGLKRPEIPFRKLGDFLRLNNNDQKWLLEEIISTEISVTELVKESAVLRKLDLVQRFFVMITGCVEGGWEEARQRFPNETTREKLEQFVNLSYSRGVPAQFESFAKEQ from the exons atgaGTCCCGCAGCTAGTAT GTCAAATACTCCCTTATCAAGAAgcacaaagaagagaaaattgaCAGATGCTGCAAAACAATTAGTGCTACCGAcactttcaaagaaaaagaaggCAGAAAAACTGAACAAAGAAATGAGTGAGGAGGAGCTATCGATGAAAGAAAGCATCAGGGACTGCCACATTGGAACTG GACCGTTTTTAATTGATATCAGCGCACTGGAACTAGGGAAGCAAGCAAGGGCTCCTGATGACAAATTGGAAGCAGCTATGGAGGATTACCTTGATGAGGCATATCAACCATTAATTGTTGtgttgaaaaatgaatcaaAGGAGAACTTTAGGGAGTCCAAT GTTAACGGCTACACATATGAGGTTATTGGAGGGCAGCATTCTTTCCTTGCTGTTAAACGCCTGagtgaaaaatatggaaatcgGAAAGAACTGAAAAGTAGACTCGCTGTTGTCTATGCAGGACTGAGCGATGAACAGAGGAAGTGGTTGGCCCATAGACATAATGCAACTGTTGAATTCCATCATTCGATGACTTTCAAAGAGAAG GTTCAAATGTGCCGGGATAGATACGAAGAAATGCCAGACGTAGAAGCAAAAGAAGAACAGTGGGAGAAATCGTGTGCAATGATACTTAAGGAG AAAGCCGACTCCCTCTTCATGAAGATATGCTGTGCTGTTGCGAAAATGAGACATTTTTCATTGATGATGCAAGTGTTCGCAATGTATGAAGAAGGTCGAACAAGATCTCAGAATCTCAAGCCTGCTGAACTGAGAGGATTGAAGAGGCCAGAAATTCCGTTCAGAAAATTAGGTGACTTTCTTCGGCTTAACAATAACGATCAGAAATGGCTGTtagaagaaataatttcaacaGAAATTTCTGTTACAGAGCTAGTAAAGGAATCGGCAGTACTGAGGAAATTAGACCTGGTACAGAGATTTTTCGTCATGATTACTGGCTGTGTTGAAGGGGGCTGGGAAGAGGCAAGGCAAAGATTTCCAAACGAAACAACAAGAGAAAAACTAGAACAGTTTGTAAACCTATCGTACAGTCGTGGTGTACCTGCACAGTTTGAATCATTTGCCAAAGAGCAGTAA